In Lautropia mirabilis, one DNA window encodes the following:
- the rpmF gene encoding 50S ribosomal protein L32 — protein sequence MAVQQNKKTPSKRGMHRSHDHLENPPVAVEPTTGEVHLRHHISPNGYYRGKKIVKTKSDD from the coding sequence ATGGCCGTTCAGCAAAACAAGAAGACGCCGTCCAAGCGCGGCATGCATCGTTCGCACGATCACCTGGAAAACCCGCCGGTTGCCGTTGAGCCCACCACGGGCGAAGTGCACCTGCGTCACCACATCAGCCCCAATGGCTACTATCGGGGCAAGAAGATCGTCAAGACCAAGTCTGACGATTGA
- a CDS encoding beta-ketoacyl-ACP synthase III: MSQTDTAASAASRSLPGIPASAGARFARVIGVGSALPARRVTNDDLVADLAARGVETSDEWISTRTGIRQRWLAGPDDTTTSLGARAARAAMEMAGVGPDDIDLVVCATSTPDQIFPSTACLIQNELGIHQGGAFDVQAVCSGFVYAMANADALIRAGVAKRALVIGADVFSRIMDWNDRSTCVLFGDGAGAVLLSASDTPGVLVSRLHADGRQSGILSTPGSVRGGAVCGHPFLRMDGQAVFKLAVRVLADLAQETLQAADLSVDDLDWLVPHQANIRILSATASRLGLPEDKVVSTVAEHANTSAASVPLALTQAVKDGRIKPGHLVLMEGVGGGFTWAANLIRF, translated from the coding sequence ATGTCCCAGACCGATACAGCCGCCTCTGCTGCTTCCCGTTCCCTGCCGGGCATCCCGGCATCCGCAGGCGCGCGCTTTGCGCGGGTGATCGGTGTAGGGTCTGCACTGCCTGCACGGCGTGTCACCAACGACGACCTGGTGGCTGATCTGGCTGCCCGGGGCGTCGAGACCTCGGACGAGTGGATATCCACCCGTACCGGCATCCGTCAGCGCTGGCTGGCCGGTCCCGACGACACCACCACGTCGCTGGGCGCGCGCGCTGCGCGTGCGGCCATGGAGATGGCAGGTGTCGGCCCCGATGACATCGATCTGGTGGTCTGTGCCACCTCCACGCCTGATCAGATCTTCCCCAGCACGGCATGCCTCATCCAGAACGAGCTGGGCATCCATCAGGGCGGTGCCTTCGACGTGCAGGCGGTCTGCAGCGGCTTCGTCTACGCCATGGCCAACGCCGATGCGCTGATCCGCGCCGGTGTCGCGAAACGCGCGCTCGTCATCGGTGCGGATGTCTTTTCCCGCATCATGGACTGGAACGACCGCTCCACCTGTGTGCTGTTCGGTGACGGGGCGGGCGCCGTGCTGCTGTCGGCTTCCGACACGCCGGGCGTTCTGGTCTCGCGCCTGCATGCGGACGGCCGTCAGTCCGGCATCCTGTCCACGCCGGGCAGTGTGCGGGGCGGTGCCGTCTGCGGTCATCCGTTCCTGCGCATGGACGGTCAGGCCGTCTTCAAGCTGGCTGTGCGCGTGCTGGCTGATCTCGCCCAGGAAACCCTGCAGGCAGCCGACCTCTCGGTCGACGACCTCGACTGGCTGGTGCCGCACCAGGCCAACATCCGCATTCTTTCGGCCACGGCCTCGCGCCTGGGCCTTCCCGAAGACAAGGTGGTCTCCACTGTGGCAGAGCACGCCAACACCTCGGCGGCATCGGTTCCGCTGGCGCTGACCCAGGCCGTGAAGGACGGCCGGATCAAGCCCGGGCATCTGGTGCTGATGGAAGGAGTGGGTGGCGGCTTCACGTGGGCGGCCAACCTCATCCGCTTCTGA
- the fabG gene encoding 3-oxoacyl-ACP reductase FabG: MSTDSTPIPAIFGNLEGQVALVTGASRGIGQAIADTLARAGATVIGTATSEKGAEAIGQRLGAPHRGVALNVNDAEACAALVDAIVAEHGKLSILVNNAGITRDTLAMRMKDEDWAAVIDTNLTAVFRMARLAIKPMMKARTGRIVNITSVVGQMGNPGQANYAAAKAGVAGMSRALAREVASRGITVNCVAPGFIETDMTRALPEEQVAGLKQQIPSGRLGQADDIAAAVLYLASPAASYVTGVTLPVNGGMYMV; this comes from the coding sequence ATGAGCACAGATTCCACCCCGATTCCCGCCATCTTCGGCAACCTCGAAGGGCAGGTCGCCCTGGTCACCGGCGCCTCGCGCGGCATTGGTCAGGCCATTGCCGACACGCTGGCACGGGCCGGCGCCACGGTGATCGGCACCGCCACGTCCGAGAAGGGCGCCGAGGCCATCGGGCAGCGTCTGGGCGCCCCGCACCGCGGTGTGGCGCTCAACGTCAATGACGCCGAGGCCTGCGCCGCCCTGGTCGATGCCATCGTGGCCGAGCACGGCAAGCTGTCCATTCTTGTCAACAACGCCGGCATCACCCGTGACACGCTGGCCATGCGCATGAAGGATGAGGACTGGGCTGCCGTCATCGACACCAACCTTACCGCCGTCTTCCGCATGGCGCGCCTGGCCATCAAGCCCATGATGAAGGCACGCACCGGCCGCATCGTCAACATCACCTCGGTGGTGGGTCAGATGGGCAACCCGGGGCAGGCCAACTATGCGGCCGCCAAGGCCGGCGTGGCCGGCATGTCGCGGGCGCTGGCACGCGAAGTGGCCAGCCGCGGCATCACCGTCAACTGCGTGGCGCCCGGCTTCATCGAGACCGACATGACCCGGGCGCTGCCCGAGGAACAGGTGGCGGGGCTCAAGCAGCAGATTCCCAGTGGCCGGCTCGGACAGGCCGACGACATCGCGGCAGCGGTGCTTTACCTGGCTTCGCCAGCGGCATCGTATGTCACGGGCGTCACCTTGCCGGTCAATGGCGGCATGTACATGGTTTGA
- the fabD gene encoding ACP S-malonyltransferase, which translates to MSVAFVFPGQGSQAVGMLSSLLGRPEVDALVARADAALGQPLLSKVIAEGPVEELALTTWTQPAMLLAGMANLAAWRAEGGPEPDFVAGHSLGEYTALVAAGSLDLDTAVKLVRLRAQAMQEAVPVGTGGMAAILGLSDADVQAACDEARAVPGSDQREEVAPVNFNAPSQVVIAGHVGAVQRACEAAQAKGARRAVVLPVSAPFHSVLLKPAGEVLQRALADIDLKAPAIPLVNNVDVAFETDPARIRDALVRQAWHPVRWVEVIQALADKGVDQFVEFGPGKVLTGLIKRIAPEAQLHNVSDAASLQSTLAKFS; encoded by the coding sequence ATGAGCGTTGCATTCGTATTTCCCGGTCAGGGATCACAGGCCGTCGGCATGCTGTCGTCGCTGCTCGGTCGTCCCGAAGTCGATGCCCTGGTGGCGCGTGCCGATGCGGCACTGGGCCAGCCCCTGCTGTCAAAGGTCATTGCCGAAGGTCCTGTCGAAGAGCTGGCGCTGACGACCTGGACGCAGCCTGCCATGCTGCTGGCCGGCATGGCCAATCTGGCTGCCTGGCGCGCTGAAGGTGGCCCTGAGCCCGACTTCGTGGCCGGTCACAGCCTGGGTGAGTACACGGCGCTGGTCGCCGCGGGCTCGCTGGACCTGGACACGGCCGTGAAGCTGGTGCGACTGCGCGCGCAGGCCATGCAGGAAGCCGTGCCCGTGGGTACCGGCGGCATGGCCGCCATCCTGGGGCTGTCCGATGCCGATGTGCAGGCCGCCTGCGATGAGGCTCGCGCGGTACCCGGCAGCGATCAGCGCGAGGAAGTGGCGCCCGTCAACTTCAATGCACCGTCCCAGGTGGTCATTGCCGGTCACGTGGGTGCCGTCCAGCGCGCCTGCGAGGCTGCGCAGGCCAAGGGGGCACGTCGTGCCGTCGTGCTGCCGGTCTCGGCACCGTTCCATTCGGTGCTGCTCAAGCCGGCCGGCGAGGTGCTGCAGCGTGCCTTGGCCGACATCGACCTGAAGGCCCCGGCCATTCCGCTGGTCAACAACGTCGATGTGGCCTTCGAGACCGATCCCGCCCGCATCCGTGACGCACTGGTGCGCCAGGCCTGGCATCCGGTGCGCTGGGTCGAGGTCATCCAGGCGCTGGCCGACAAGGGTGTCGACCAGTTCGTCGAGTTCGGCCCCGGCAAGGTCCTCACCGGCCTGATCAAGCGGATCGCGCCCGAGGCGCAGCTGCACAACGTCAGCGATGCCGCTTCCCTCCAATCCACGCTGGCCAAGTTCTCATGA
- the acpP gene encoding acyl carrier protein encodes MSDIEARVKKIVAEQLGVNEAEVKTASSFVDDLGADSLDNVELVMALEDEFGTEIPDEEAEKITTVQQAIDFVKAHSKS; translated from the coding sequence ATGTCGGATATCGAGGCGCGGGTCAAGAAGATTGTGGCCGAGCAGCTTGGCGTGAACGAAGCTGAGGTCAAGACCGCATCGTCCTTCGTGGACGACCTGGGTGCCGATTCGCTGGACAACGTCGAGCTGGTCATGGCGTTGGAAGATGAATTCGGTACGGAAATCCCCGACGAGGAAGCCGAGAAGATCACCACGGTTCAACAGGCCATCGATTTCGTCAAGGCGCATTCGAAGAGCTGA
- a CDS encoding S49 family peptidase, whose amino-acid sequence MAEQNDRNILGTAEWGRGFVEELARETLKERKAKRRWRIFQWLAFLAVLAFGIQRCTSVAQVDEDQRRPASYVASINIEGVIVGGSGEEGASADRINKALRRAFSDPRAVGVVLRINSPGGSPVQSGMIVDEMRRQRRLHPEKPLHAVIEEVGASGGYYIAAAADNIYVDKASIVGSIGVLLSYYGVQDTLKMLGIERRTQTAGKNKAFLDPTAPMSAEQKAHAQAMLDEVHRQFIDVVKQGRGQRLKETPETFSGLFWTGERSIQLGLADGLGSVDSVARDVLNTENVVDFSEYSRWQMLARQFGAEAFGGFWKQVQTRVGGQEPVLR is encoded by the coding sequence ATGGCAGAGCAGAACGATAGAAACATCCTGGGCACGGCGGAATGGGGTCGTGGCTTCGTCGAGGAACTCGCGCGCGAGACGCTGAAGGAGCGCAAGGCGAAGCGTCGCTGGCGCATCTTCCAGTGGCTGGCGTTCCTGGCGGTGCTGGCTTTCGGCATCCAGCGCTGCACCTCGGTGGCCCAGGTTGATGAGGATCAGCGTCGGCCAGCCAGCTATGTGGCTTCCATCAACATCGAAGGGGTCATCGTTGGTGGCTCGGGCGAGGAGGGGGCCTCGGCCGACCGGATCAACAAGGCGTTGCGCCGGGCCTTTTCCGATCCGCGGGCGGTGGGCGTCGTCCTGCGCATCAACAGCCCGGGAGGCAGCCCCGTGCAGTCCGGCATGATCGTCGACGAGATGCGGCGTCAGCGCCGTCTTCATCCCGAGAAGCCGCTGCACGCGGTGATCGAGGAGGTCGGTGCCTCGGGCGGCTACTACATCGCGGCAGCGGCTGACAACATCTACGTGGACAAGGCCAGCATCGTCGGGTCGATCGGGGTGCTGCTCAGCTACTATGGCGTGCAGGACACGCTCAAGATGCTGGGTATCGAGCGTCGCACGCAGACGGCTGGCAAGAACAAGGCTTTCTTGGATCCCACGGCGCCCATGAGTGCCGAGCAGAAGGCTCATGCCCAGGCGATGCTGGACGAGGTTCATCGTCAGTTCATCGACGTGGTCAAGCAGGGACGCGGCCAGCGGCTGAAGGAAACCCCCGAGACCTTCAGCGGGCTTTTCTGGACCGGTGAGCGCAGCATCCAGCTGGGACTGGCTGATGGTCTGGGGTCGGTGGATTCGGTGGCGCGTGACGTGCTCAACACCGAGAACGTGGTGGACTTCAGCGAATACTCGCGCTGGCAGATGCTGGCCAGGCAGTTCGGGGCCGAGGCCTTCGGCGGCTTCTGGAAGCAGGTCCAGACCCGCGTCGGCGGCCAGGAGCCGGTGCTGCGCTGA
- the plsX gene encoding phosphate acyltransferase PlsX gives MSVRLAIDAMGGDHGLTVTVPAALSFLQSHPDAELLLVGRPDEVEGALQSSRQAGGHGSDPALSSRIRVVPASEVIRMDDNPVQALRNRRNSSMRIAIEQVKAGEADACVSAGNTGALMAISRFVLKTLPGIDRPAIATQLPTQKGGFTTMLDLGANVDCEPTHLLQFAIMGSALASVLDGTERPSVGLLNIGEELIKGNDVVKEAARLIRETPLNFVGNVEGNDVYGGKADVVVSDGFVGNVALKTSEGVAQMIGAFLKQELSRSWFTKLGALCVMPALKRFRQRVDHRRYNGACLIGLRGIVLKSHGSADVLAYEAALRRAYDAARNGLLGRIEAAMAAASPAGHAASPPPLS, from the coding sequence ATGAGCGTTCGCCTGGCCATCGATGCCATGGGGGGAGACCATGGTCTGACGGTGACGGTTCCGGCCGCATTGTCATTCCTGCAGTCTCACCCGGATGCCGAGCTGTTGCTGGTGGGTCGCCCCGACGAGGTCGAGGGCGCACTTCAGTCATCCCGTCAGGCGGGCGGGCACGGCTCGGATCCTGCGCTGTCGTCACGCATCCGCGTGGTGCCGGCCAGCGAAGTCATTCGCATGGACGACAACCCGGTGCAGGCCCTGCGCAACCGGCGGAACTCCTCCATGCGCATCGCCATCGAACAGGTCAAGGCCGGTGAGGCCGATGCCTGCGTCAGTGCCGGCAATACCGGTGCCCTGATGGCCATCTCCCGTTTCGTCCTCAAGACGCTGCCGGGCATTGATCGACCCGCCATCGCCACCCAGCTGCCCACCCAGAAGGGGGGGTTCACCACCATGCTGGACCTGGGTGCCAACGTCGACTGCGAACCCACGCATCTGTTGCAATTCGCCATCATGGGCAGTGCGCTGGCCTCGGTGCTGGACGGTACCGAGCGTCCCAGCGTGGGGCTGCTCAACATCGGCGAGGAGCTCATCAAGGGCAATGACGTGGTCAAGGAGGCAGCTCGCCTCATTCGCGAGACGCCTCTCAATTTCGTGGGCAACGTCGAAGGCAACGACGTCTATGGCGGCAAGGCCGATGTGGTCGTCTCGGATGGCTTCGTCGGCAACGTGGCGCTCAAGACGTCCGAGGGTGTCGCGCAGATGATCGGCGCCTTCCTGAAGCAGGAGCTCTCGCGCAGCTGGTTCACGAAGCTGGGCGCGCTGTGCGTCATGCCGGCACTCAAGCGTTTTCGTCAACGGGTCGATCATCGACGCTACAACGGCGCCTGCCTCATCGGGCTGCGTGGTATCGTTCTGAAGAGTCACGGCTCGGCCGATGTGCTGGCCTACGAGGCCGCCCTGCGGCGTGCCTATGACGCGGCGCGCAACGGTCTGCTGGGCCGCATCGAGGCTGCCATGGCAGCTGCGAGCCCGGCAGGGCATGCCGCCAGTCCGCCGCCCCTTTCCTGA
- a CDS encoding YceD family protein — translation MKPTAAKPPHSSSATSAQSGEGWEADSLPEGLAPEIDPARFARAGERLAGSTSVARMPRLLASGLLDEGTLVHWQVQGESARDELDRVRQFLVLSLQFAPVVACGRCLGPLPLDELSITRRFRLAASERQAGLEDPEAGVDVDVIAVEPRLALAGLIEDEAMLALPMAVFHEVCPSPATLN, via the coding sequence ATGAAACCCACCGCGGCCAAGCCGCCTCACAGCTCGTCTGCCACTTCCGCCCAGTCCGGCGAGGGCTGGGAGGCCGATTCCCTGCCCGAGGGGCTGGCACCCGAGATCGACCCGGCCCGCTTTGCCCGTGCCGGCGAACGGCTGGCGGGCAGCACCTCGGTTGCGCGGATGCCACGCCTGCTGGCCAGCGGTCTGCTGGATGAAGGCACGCTGGTGCACTGGCAGGTGCAGGGGGAAAGTGCGCGTGACGAGCTGGACCGGGTCCGCCAGTTCCTGGTGCTGTCACTGCAGTTTGCGCCAGTGGTGGCCTGCGGGCGCTGTCTGGGGCCGCTGCCGCTGGATGAACTGTCGATCACGCGCCGTTTCCGGCTCGCCGCTTCCGAGCGCCAGGCCGGGCTGGAAGATCCTGAAGCCGGGGTGGATGTGGACGTGATTGCTGTCGAGCCGCGGCTGGCACTGGCCGGCCTGATCGAGGACGAGGCCATGCTGGCGCTGCCCATGGCGGTCTTCCATGAGGTCTGCCCCAGTCCGGCGACGCTTAATTGA
- a CDS encoding SAM-dependent methyltransferase, translating into MKPTPHGRLLLIPTPLQQPEECQQPWLLEPDRQRVSALTDFLVETPKAARRWLGLLGMQQPIRDLQLRALPGKSEGKAPRLDARDWLAPALEGRDMGLLSDAGCPGVADPGALLVEAAHQLGIEVVPLVGPSSLLLGLMASGLNGQRFAFQGYLPKAADERAQTIARLAQRSRHERETQLLIETPYRNQAMADALVAHLPEDARLCVATDLTGPAQRVETRTVQDWRRKPPVMPDKRPALFLFLA; encoded by the coding sequence ATGAAACCGACACCCCACGGACGCCTTCTGCTGATTCCCACGCCGCTGCAGCAGCCCGAGGAATGTCAGCAGCCCTGGCTGCTGGAGCCGGACAGGCAGCGGGTCTCGGCGCTGACCGACTTTCTGGTGGAAACCCCCAAGGCCGCACGGCGCTGGCTGGGCCTTCTGGGCATGCAGCAGCCCATCCGGGACCTGCAGCTGCGCGCCCTGCCCGGCAAGTCCGAAGGCAAGGCGCCCCGACTGGACGCACGCGACTGGTTGGCGCCTGCTCTGGAAGGCCGCGACATGGGCCTGCTGTCGGACGCGGGCTGCCCTGGCGTGGCTGACCCGGGGGCGCTACTGGTGGAGGCAGCACATCAGCTGGGCATCGAGGTCGTGCCACTGGTGGGCCCCTCATCGCTGCTGCTGGGGCTGATGGCCAGTGGCCTGAACGGGCAGCGCTTTGCCTTCCAGGGCTACCTGCCCAAGGCTGCCGATGAACGTGCCCAGACCATTGCCCGGCTGGCGCAGCGTTCACGACACGAACGCGAGACCCAGCTGCTGATCGAGACGCCCTATCGCAACCAGGCCATGGCCGACGCCCTGGTGGCCCATCTGCCCGAAGACGCTCGGCTGTGCGTGGCCACCGACCTGACGGGTCCTGCGCAGCGCGTCGAGACACGCACTGTGCAGGACTGGCGACGCAAGCCGCCTGTCATGCCCGACAAGCGGCCCGCACTCTTTCTGTTCCTGGCCTGA
- a CDS encoding Maf family protein: MRLILASSSPYRQELLARLRLPFEAVAADVDETPLPHEPIADLATRLAALKAETILARHPDALVIGSDQVGTLDGITPIGKPGTLERARLQLQAASGRTMHFHTALALRGRGLPPIDDAVCVDVAFRTLTLAEIDRYLAQEDVLNCAGSARCEGLGISLLESIRTDDPTALIGLPLIRLSTHLRQLGVDVPAATTPSSERAS, from the coding sequence ATGAGACTGATCCTTGCTTCCTCCTCGCCCTATCGACAGGAACTGCTTGCGCGTCTGCGCCTGCCCTTCGAAGCCGTGGCCGCCGATGTCGACGAGACGCCCCTGCCCCATGAGCCCATTGCCGACCTGGCCACGCGCCTGGCGGCCCTGAAGGCCGAAACCATCCTGGCTCGGCATCCGGATGCGCTGGTCATCGGTTCGGACCAGGTGGGCACGCTGGACGGCATCACCCCCATCGGCAAGCCGGGCACCCTGGAACGCGCCCGCCTTCAGCTGCAGGCGGCCTCGGGGCGAACCATGCACTTTCATACGGCGCTGGCGCTGCGCGGCCGTGGACTCCCCCCCATCGACGATGCCGTCTGCGTGGATGTCGCCTTCCGGACGCTGACCCTCGCCGAGATCGACCGCTATCTGGCCCAGGAGGATGTCCTGAACTGCGCCGGTTCGGCCCGCTGCGAGGGGCTGGGCATCAGCCTGCTGGAATCCATCCGCACGGATGACCCCACCGCCCTGATCGGGTTGCCGCTGATCCGGCTGAGCACCCACCTGCGGCAGCTGGGGGTGGATGTCCCGGCTGCCACCACCCCTTCATCGGAACGGGCATCATGA